AACTGATAAAGAACAAATGGCGCCAAAGATTTCAGTTGTAATCCCGACATTCAACGAAGAGGAAAATATCACCCCGTGCCTTGAGTCCCTTTGCAATCAGACAATCAAAAGAGAAGATTATGAACTGATTGTTGTAGACGGCAACTCAAAGGATAAAACACGCGAATACGCAGAAAAGCTTGCTGATGTTGTAATAATCCAGACCAGCAAAAAGGTAGGTGGTGCAAGAAATGACGGTGCGGCACTTGCAAAGTCAGATATTATTGCAACAACCGATGCAGACTGCATAATTCCCCCCGACTGGCTTGAAAAAACACTTCTGGCATTTTCAAAGGATGAAAAAATGGTTCAACTTTACGGAACAGTATATCCACTTGAACCAGGCCTCAAATTCAGATTTTACCTTGCACTTGCAAATGCTTTCTCAAGGCTTGGCTATTATACACATACCTTGTATTATACGCTTGGATGCAACACTGCATTTAGAAAAGAGGCATATATCGCTATAAAAGGATACAAGTGCATAGATGCAGGTGATGATCTTGAGATTGCACAGAGAATGAGAAAACTTGGAAAAGTCAAACTTGACACTAAAGTTCGCGTTTCGTTTTCGATGCGAAGATATGTGCAGTTTGGAACACTGAGATCACTTTATGTATGGCTGTATATTGTTTTCAAAGGCGGAGAGTCTGAAAAATACACATATGCCAGTCGCGAATACAAATAATTCAAATAATTTTTAAGGTCAAAATTTTTTTCATATACTAACAAAATTTTTTCACATAATTTTTTTAAATGAACTCATTCAGTCAGATTTATTCATTAAATTCTCTTCATTTCCCTTGCAGACAAAACGAGTTCGCGAACCTTCAGTGAAAGCTTATCA
The genomic region above belongs to Methanomicrobium antiquum and contains:
- a CDS encoding glycosyltransferase, with the translated sequence MAPKISVVIPTFNEEENITPCLESLCNQTIKREDYELIVVDGNSKDKTREYAEKLADVVIIQTSKKVGGARNDGAALAKSDIIATTDADCIIPPDWLEKTLLAFSKDEKMVQLYGTVYPLEPGLKFRFYLALANAFSRLGYYTHTLYYTLGCNTAFRKEAYIAIKGYKCIDAGDDLEIAQRMRKLGKVKLDTKVRVSFSMRRYVQFGTLRSLYVWLYIVFKGGESEKYTYASREYK